A genomic segment from Neobacillus sp. YX16 encodes:
- the tsf gene encoding translation elongation factor Ts: protein MAVTAQMVKELREKTGAGMMDCKKALTETNGDMEKAIDFLREKGIASAAKKGDRIAAEGLTYVVAEGNEAVILEVNSETDFVAKNEAFQSLVKELAAHLLANKPATVEEASAQTINGVTVADYINAAIAKIGEKLSLRRFTVVSKSDNDAFGAYLHMGGRISVLTVLEGTTDADAAKDVSMHIAALRPLYVSRDQVSQEEVERERQVLTTQALNEGKPEKIVEKMVEGRLGKYFEDVCLLDQTFVKNPDQKVRQFVESKGASVREFIRYEVGEGIEKREDNFAEEVMNQVNKK from the coding sequence ATGGCAGTTACTGCTCAAATGGTAAAAGAACTACGCGAAAAAACTGGCGCAGGAATGATGGATTGTAAAAAAGCTTTAACAGAAACAAATGGTGATATGGAAAAAGCAATCGACTTCTTACGTGAAAAAGGGATTGCTTCAGCTGCGAAAAAAGGCGACCGTATTGCTGCAGAAGGTTTAACGTATGTTGTTGCAGAAGGAAACGAAGCAGTTATTTTAGAAGTAAACTCTGAAACTGATTTCGTTGCAAAGAACGAAGCTTTCCAAAGCCTAGTAAAAGAATTAGCTGCACACTTGCTTGCTAACAAACCAGCAACAGTTGAAGAAGCTTCTGCACAAACGATTAATGGAGTGACTGTAGCAGACTATATCAATGCTGCTATTGCTAAAATTGGTGAAAAACTTTCACTTCGTCGTTTTACTGTAGTTTCTAAATCAGATAATGATGCATTTGGTGCATACCTTCACATGGGAGGACGTATTAGTGTATTAACAGTTCTAGAAGGAACTACTGATGCGGATGCTGCAAAAGATGTTTCTATGCACATTGCTGCTCTCAGACCTTTATATGTTTCACGTGATCAAGTTTCTCAAGAGGAAGTTGAGCGTGAGCGTCAAGTGTTAACTACACAAGCACTTAACGAAGGAAAGCCAGAAAAAATCGTAGAAAAAATGGTAGAAGGCCGTCTTGGAAAATATTTTGAAGATGTTTGCTTACTTGACCAGACTTTCGTTAAAAACCCTGACCAAAAAGTTCGTCAGTTCGTTGAATCAAAAGGCGCTTCTGTTCGTGAATTCATACGCTACGAAGTTGGCGAAGGTATTGAAAAGCGTGAAGACAACTTCGCTGAAGAAGTTATGAACCAAGTTAATAAAAAGTAA
- the pyrH gene encoding UMP kinase, producing the protein MSGPKYKRVVLKLSGEALAGESSFGIKPSVIKSIAGQVKEIAELGVEVAVVVGGGNIWRGKIGSEMGMDRATADYMGMLATVMNSLALQDSLEHLGIESRVQTSIEMRQVAEPYIRRRAMRHLEKKRVVIFAAGTGNPYFSTDTTAALRAAEIDAEVILMAKNNVDGVYSADPRLDPNATKYDDLSFLDVIKEGLAVMDSTASSLCMDNDIPLIVFSIMEQGNIKRAVMGEKIGTIVRGKK; encoded by the coding sequence ATGAGCGGTCCTAAGTACAAACGCGTCGTTCTAAAATTAAGCGGGGAAGCACTTGCAGGAGAATCAAGCTTCGGTATTAAACCATCCGTAATAAAATCAATCGCTGGGCAGGTAAAGGAAATTGCAGAACTTGGTGTTGAGGTAGCAGTTGTTGTTGGCGGTGGTAATATTTGGCGTGGTAAAATAGGCAGTGAGATGGGAATGGACAGAGCAACTGCTGATTATATGGGGATGTTAGCCACTGTAATGAATTCTTTAGCCCTTCAGGACAGTTTAGAACACCTGGGAATTGAATCAAGAGTACAAACTTCAATTGAAATGCGTCAAGTTGCAGAACCATATATTAGACGTCGAGCAATGAGACATTTAGAAAAAAAGAGAGTCGTTATTTTTGCAGCCGGGACAGGAAATCCGTATTTCTCAACCGATACAACTGCGGCTTTACGTGCAGCGGAAATCGACGCAGAAGTCATCTTAATGGCAAAAAATAATGTTGATGGTGTATATTCAGCGGATCCACGTCTGGATCCTAATGCAACAAAATATGATGACCTGTCTTTCCTTGATGTCATTAAAGAAGGATTAGCTGTCATGGATTCAACTGCATCTTCATTATGCATGGATAATGATATTCCGCTTATTGTTTTCTCGATTATGGAACAAGGAAATATTAAACGTGCGGTAATGGGTGAAAAAATTGGAACGATTGTTAGGGGGAAAAAATAA
- the frr gene encoding ribosome recycling factor, with product MPKQVVSATKDRMLKAIQSYSRELASIRAGRASASLLDRITIDYYGAPTPVNQMAGISTPEARLLVIQPYDKSILGDIEKAILKSDLGLNPSNDGMVIRLAIPQLTEERRKELVKLVKKESEEAKVAIRNIRRDGNDDLKKLEKNGEITEDALRGYSDDIQKLTDEHISKIDQITKDKEKEILEV from the coding sequence ATGCCAAAACAAGTGGTTTCAGCAACGAAGGATAGAATGCTTAAAGCAATTCAATCGTATTCGCGTGAGCTTGCTAGCATTCGTGCTGGGAGAGCGAGTGCTTCTTTATTAGATAGAATTACAATTGATTATTATGGAGCACCGACACCAGTGAATCAAATGGCTGGAATTTCTACTCCAGAAGCAAGACTTCTTGTCATCCAGCCTTATGATAAATCAATTCTTGGTGATATTGAAAAGGCGATTCTAAAATCTGATTTAGGGTTAAATCCATCAAATGATGGTATGGTCATTAGATTAGCCATCCCCCAATTGACTGAAGAACGCCGAAAAGAGTTAGTAAAATTGGTAAAGAAAGAATCTGAAGAGGCGAAAGTAGCGATTCGTAATATTCGACGTGACGGTAACGATGATTTGAAAAAGCTGGAGAAAAACGGAGAAATTACGGAAGATGCCCTTCGAGGTTATTCGGATGATATTCAAAAACTAACTGACGAACACATAAGTAAGATTGACCAAATAACAAAAGACAAAGAAAAAGAAATCTTGGAAGTTTAA
- a CDS encoding isoprenyl transferase, with the protein MFNKIRLWKNQNNNSSTLRENIEKIKKLPVPEHVAIIMDGNGRWAKKRALPRIAGHHEGMKVVRKITKLANNLGIKTLTLYAFSTENWKRPKNEVDYLMKLPEEFLGTFLPELIEENVQVTMMGYKDQLPVHTLNAIERAIEETKNNDGLVLNFALNYGSRSEIIDAAKKVLNDYKSGILKESELNEEIFSSYLMTSNLNDPDLLIRTSGEIRLSNFMLWQLAYTEFWFTDVLWPDFKEKHLVEAIEVYQNRQRRFGGI; encoded by the coding sequence ATGTTTAATAAAATAAGGCTTTGGAAGAATCAAAACAATAACTCTTCCACACTCCGAGAAAATATAGAAAAGATTAAAAAATTGCCGGTACCGGAACATGTTGCGATTATTATGGATGGCAATGGACGTTGGGCTAAGAAGAGAGCCTTGCCACGAATTGCCGGACATCATGAAGGTATGAAGGTCGTGCGTAAGATAACGAAGTTAGCCAACAACCTTGGAATTAAAACACTTACGTTATATGCTTTTTCAACTGAAAACTGGAAGCGGCCAAAAAATGAAGTGGACTATTTAATGAAGCTTCCAGAGGAGTTTTTAGGAACCTTTCTGCCTGAATTAATTGAAGAAAATGTTCAAGTAACGATGATGGGGTATAAAGATCAACTTCCGGTACATACATTAAATGCAATTGAAAGAGCGATTGAGGAAACAAAGAATAATGATGGACTTGTATTAAACTTTGCACTTAACTATGGCAGTCGATCCGAAATTATTGATGCGGCCAAAAAAGTCTTAAATGATTATAAAAGTGGAATACTAAAAGAGAGCGAGTTAAACGAAGAGATTTTCTCCTCATACCTGATGACTTCTAACCTCAATGACCCGGATTTATTAATCCGTACGAGTGGTGAAATCAGGCTAAGTAATTTCATGTTGTGGCAATTAGCATATACGGAGTTTTGGTTTACGGATGTATTATGGCCGGATTTCAAAGAAAAACATCTAGTTGAAGCAATTGAAGTATATCAAAACCGTCAACGTCGTTTTGGCGGTATCTAA
- a CDS encoding phosphatidate cytidylyltransferase, with translation MKQRIITGVVAAALFLPIVFYGGLPFVLLTYFLATVGLYELLKMKKLSIFSVHGLLTVLFLWVMLFPEQYSDIVNTFIYTKTELGIAFILLLLAYTVITKNRFTFEDAGFSILSAIYVGIGFYFFIETRDAGIVYIFYSLFMIWATDSGAYFIGKATGKTKLWPEISPNKTVEGSIGGVVSALIVAILFAIFSEINATIFTLMAITVVLSIFGQIGDLVQSAFKRHFNVKDSGNILPGHGGILDRFDSLLFVLPLLHFFHLW, from the coding sequence ATGAAGCAAAGAATCATTACAGGAGTTGTAGCAGCTGCTTTATTTTTACCAATTGTTTTTTATGGTGGACTGCCTTTTGTCCTTTTAACATATTTCCTGGCAACTGTGGGATTGTATGAGTTATTAAAAATGAAAAAACTTAGTATTTTTTCTGTTCATGGATTGCTGACTGTTTTATTTCTCTGGGTTATGCTTTTTCCAGAGCAGTATAGTGATATAGTAAATACTTTTATTTATACAAAAACAGAACTTGGTATTGCTTTTATCCTTTTGCTATTGGCATATACCGTGATAACAAAGAACCGATTTACCTTCGAAGATGCTGGTTTTTCGATTTTGTCTGCCATTTATGTGGGAATAGGATTTTATTTCTTTATTGAGACGCGTGATGCAGGTATCGTCTATATCTTCTACTCATTATTCATGATTTGGGCAACTGATTCAGGTGCTTATTTTATCGGTAAAGCTACAGGGAAAACGAAACTTTGGCCTGAAATAAGTCCTAATAAGACAGTTGAGGGATCCATAGGCGGAGTAGTTTCAGCCTTAATTGTTGCTATATTGTTTGCTATATTTTCTGAAATCAATGCAACAATATTTACATTAATGGCGATAACTGTTGTCCTTTCTATTTTTGGACAAATTGGTGATCTGGTTCAATCTGCGTTCAAACGGCATTTTAATGTGAAGGATTCTGGAAATATATTACCAGGTCATGGGGGAATCCTTGACCGTTTCGATAGTCTATTATTCGTTTTGCCATTATTACACTTTTTTCATCTATGGTAG
- the dxr gene encoding 1-deoxy-D-xylulose-5-phosphate reductoisomerase, with amino-acid sequence MKKICILGATGSIGTQTLDILREHPSDFKLVAISIGKNLDLARKMIHEFKPELVSVQEYQDCNTLKAEFPNTKFTFGEEGLIEAAVYPSTDILVNAVIGSIGLNPTLHAIEAGKTIAIANKETLVTAGHLVMEAAEKSGVALLPVDSEHSAIFQCLQGEKDKNIERLILTASGGSFRDRTRKELEGVTVREALNHPNWSMGAKITIDSATMMNKGLEVIEAHWLYNMPYEKIDVLLHKESIIHSMVEFHDSSIIAQLGTPDMRVPIQYALSYPDRLPLTSSQRLDLAEIGQLHFQEMDANRFRCMKFAYEAGKQGGTLPTVLNAANEVAVAAFLNEKISFLQIEDMIEKALNKHELIKNPDLSIIQEVDKETRQFVNSLL; translated from the coding sequence TTGAAAAAGATTTGCATTTTGGGTGCTACAGGCTCGATAGGCACTCAAACTTTAGATATACTTCGTGAACACCCATCTGATTTTAAATTAGTTGCCATTTCGATAGGGAAAAATTTAGATTTAGCCCGAAAAATGATACATGAATTTAAGCCAGAGCTAGTTTCTGTACAAGAGTACCAAGACTGTAATACATTAAAAGCAGAGTTTCCTAATACTAAATTTACCTTTGGTGAAGAGGGCCTCATAGAAGCTGCAGTATATCCTTCAACGGATATCCTAGTAAATGCTGTGATTGGAAGTATTGGTTTGAACCCTACCTTACATGCAATTGAAGCGGGAAAAACCATTGCGATTGCCAATAAAGAGACACTTGTTACGGCGGGTCATCTAGTTATGGAGGCTGCGGAGAAAAGTGGAGTGGCATTACTTCCAGTGGACAGTGAACATTCTGCTATTTTTCAGTGCTTACAGGGTGAAAAGGATAAGAATATAGAAAGATTGATTTTGACTGCTTCTGGCGGCAGCTTCCGTGACCGGACTCGTAAAGAGTTAGAAGGAGTTACGGTTAGAGAAGCCTTAAATCATCCCAATTGGTCAATGGGAGCAAAAATAACAATAGATTCCGCAACCATGATGAATAAAGGGCTTGAGGTGATTGAGGCTCATTGGCTGTACAACATGCCCTATGAAAAAATTGATGTACTGCTTCATAAAGAAAGTATTATTCATTCAATGGTAGAATTTCATGACAGCAGCATAATTGCACAGCTTGGAACACCAGATATGAGAGTACCGATCCAATATGCACTCTCTTATCCTGACCGGTTACCCCTAACTTCCTCTCAAAGGTTAGATTTAGCTGAAATTGGACAATTGCATTTCCAGGAAATGGACGCAAATCGTTTTCGCTGTATGAAATTTGCTTATGAGGCTGGCAAACAAGGCGGAACACTGCCTACAGTTTTAAATGCAGCAAATGAAGTTGCTGTAGCTGCTTTTTTAAATGAAAAGATTAGTTTCTTACAAATTGAAGATATGATTGAGAAGGCATTAAATAAACACGAATTAATAAAAAATCCTGACTTATCCATTATTCAAGAGGTGGACAAAGAAACAAGACAATTTGTAAATTCACTTCTATAA
- the rseP gene encoding RIP metalloprotease RseP, with translation MTTVIAFIVIFGALVFFHELGHLVFAKRAGILCREFAIGFGPKVFTHKKGETTYTIRLLPIGGFVRMAGEDPEVVELKPGYRIGLLFDKENNVNKIILNNKEKYPDCRIVEVEYADIEHKLFIKGYPEDEEESLQTFPISPTAVTVENGVETQLAPYDRQFASKTLPQRTMAIFAGPMMNFVLAFFLFIIIAFLQGVPTNEPKLGVITPDGAANAAGLLEGDIVQSINGAEISSWSDVVEIIRENPNETLDFSISRDGKEQEITVTPKEQSVEGEKIGLIGVYSPIEKSPLKAITAGFTETYFWTKQIFVMLGQLVTGQFSIDMLSGPVGIYASTDTVVQSGIYYVMKWAAILSINLGIMNLLPIPALDGGRLMFFAVEAVRGKPIDRHKEGMVHFIGFALLMLLMLVVTWNDIQRFFL, from the coding sequence TTGACTACAGTTATTGCCTTTATCGTTATCTTTGGTGCACTAGTATTTTTCCATGAATTAGGCCATTTGGTTTTTGCGAAACGAGCAGGTATTTTGTGCCGCGAATTTGCAATCGGCTTTGGACCAAAAGTTTTCACTCATAAAAAAGGGGAAACTACGTATACAATTAGGTTACTGCCAATTGGTGGATTTGTTCGGATGGCTGGTGAAGATCCTGAGGTTGTGGAACTAAAACCTGGTTACAGAATCGGGCTTTTGTTTGACAAAGAGAATAACGTAAATAAAATCATTTTGAACAATAAAGAAAAGTATCCAGATTGTCGAATTGTGGAAGTAGAGTATGCTGATATTGAACATAAACTGTTCATTAAGGGATACCCAGAGGATGAGGAAGAAAGCTTGCAAACTTTTCCGATAAGTCCGACTGCTGTTACGGTTGAAAATGGGGTAGAAACACAATTGGCCCCTTATGATCGTCAGTTTGCTTCAAAAACGCTGCCTCAGAGAACCATGGCCATTTTTGCTGGCCCGATGATGAATTTCGTCTTGGCATTCTTTTTGTTCATTATAATTGCCTTTTTACAAGGTGTTCCTACTAACGAGCCGAAATTAGGTGTAATTACGCCTGATGGCGCTGCGAATGCAGCGGGATTATTAGAAGGAGATATAGTCCAAAGTATCAATGGCGCTGAAATCTCAAGCTGGTCTGATGTCGTAGAAATTATCAGAGAAAATCCTAATGAAACACTTGATTTTTCTATAAGCCGTGATGGAAAAGAACAGGAAATTACCGTAACTCCGAAAGAGCAAAGTGTTGAAGGAGAAAAGATAGGTCTAATTGGAGTTTACAGCCCAATAGAAAAATCACCATTAAAAGCCATTACTGCTGGTTTTACTGAAACTTATTTTTGGACAAAGCAAATTTTTGTCATGCTTGGACAGCTTGTTACTGGTCAGTTCTCAATTGACATGCTCTCTGGGCCTGTTGGAATATATGCTTCCACTGATACAGTAGTTCAATCAGGAATTTACTATGTGATGAAGTGGGCAGCTATTTTAAGTATTAACCTAGGAATCATGAATCTCCTGCCAATCCCAGCACTAGATGGCGGAAGGCTAATGTTCTTTGCAGTCGAAGCAGTAAGAGGAAAGCCGATAGATCGTCATAAGGAAGGAATGGTCCATTTTATTGGATTTGCTCTCTTAATGCTCCTTATGCTGGTTGTTACTTGGAATGATATCCAAAGATTTTTCTTGTAA